In a genomic window of Jaculus jaculus isolate mJacJac1 chromosome 8, mJacJac1.mat.Y.cur, whole genome shotgun sequence:
- the Slc39a7 gene encoding zinc transporter SLC39A7 isoform X1, producing MAKGLRAPHWVAVGLLTWAALGRLVAGHESHGDPHKDVEEDFHGHSHRHSHEDFHHGHSHAHGHGHTHESIWHGHGHDHGHSHGHSHDNHHRGHGHDREHSHKVPKEMEPPSIKHHLDTVTLWAYALGATVLISAAPFFVLFLIPVESNSPRHRSLLQILLSFASGGLLGDAFLHLIPHALEPHSHHTVEQPGHGHSHSGHGPILSVGLWVLSGIVAFLVVEKFVRHVKGGHGHSHGPGDGHAHGRQEHPSNEKHSSEEEKEAGGLRKRRGGSTGPKDGPVRPQNTEEEKTGSDLRVSGYLNLAADLAHNFTDGLAIGASFRGGRGLGILTTMTVLLHEVPHEVGDFAILVQSGCSKKQAMRLQLLTAVGALAGTACALLTEGGAMGSEVSGPGWVLPFTAGGFIYVATVSVLPELLREAAPLQSLLEVLGLLGGVFMMVLIAHLE from the exons ATGGCCAAGGGCCTGCGGGCCCCCCACTGGGTGGCTGTGGGGCTGCTGACCTGGGCGGCCTTGGGGCGACTGGTGGCCGGACACGAAAGTCATGGTGACCCGCACAAGGATGTGGAAGAGGACTTCCATGGCCACAGCCACAGGCACTCACACGAGGATTTCCACCATGGACACAGCCATGCCCATGGCCATGGGCACACTCACGAAAGCATCTGGCATGGGCACGGCCACGACCATGGCCATAGCCATGGCCACTCTCATGATAACCACCACAGAGGACACGGACATGACCGTGAACACAGCCACAAGGTCCCTAAGGAGATGGAGCCTCCAAGCATCAAGCATCACCTGGACACTGTCACCCTCTGGGCCTAT GCATTGGGGGCCACAGTGCTGATTTCTGCAGCTCCATTCTTCGTTCTCTTCCTCATCCCAGTGGAGTCAAACTCCCCTAGACATCGCTCTCTGCTCCAGATTCTGCTCAGTTTTGCTTCTGGGGGTCTCCTGGGTGATGCCTTTCTGCACCTCATCCCCCATGCTCTGG AACCTCATTCTCATCACACAGTGGAGCAACCAGGACATGGACACTCCCACAGCG GCCATGGCCCTATTCTGTCTGTGGGGCTGTGGGTTCTCAGTGGAATTGTCGCCTTCCTTGTGGTGGAGAAATTTGTGAGGCATGTGAAAGGAGGACATGGTCACAGTCACGGACCTGGAGATGGTCACGCACATGGACGACAAG AGCATCCTTCAAATGAGAAGCACAGctcagaagaagaaaaggaagcaggAGGTTTgcgaaagagaagaggagggagcaCAGGGCCCAAGGATGGGCCAGTGAGACCTCAgaacactgaagaagaaaaaacaggTTCAG ATCTGCGTGTGTCTGGGTACCTGAATCTGGCTGCTGACTTGGCACACAACTTCACAGATGGTCTAGCCATCGGTGCTTCCTTTCGAGGGGGCCGAGGGCTGGGGATCCTCACCACAATGACTGTCCTGCTGCATGAAGTGCCTCATGAGGTTGGGGACTTTGCCATCTTGGTCCAGTCTGGCTGCAGCAAAAAACAG GCAATGCGTCTACAACTACTGACAGCAGTTGGAGCACTGGCAGGCACAGCCTGTGCCCTCCTCACTGAAGGCGGGGCAATGGGCAGTGAAGTTTCAGGCCCTGGCTGGGTTCTGCCCTTCACCGCAGGTGGTTTTATCTATGTAGCAACCGTGTCTGTGTTGCCAGAGCTGCTGAGGGAGGCGGCCCCGCTGCAGTCGCTCCTGGAGGTGCTGGGGCTGCTAGGGGGTGTCTTCATGATGGTGCTGATTGCCCACCTTGAGTGA
- the Rxrb gene encoding retinoic acid receptor RXR-beta isoform X2: MSWAARPPFLPPPHAAGQCGPVGVSGEMHCGLAARWRRRRPWLGPAAAAAAAGEHQTPEPEPGEAGRDGMGDSGRDSRSPDSSSPSSLSQGVPPPSPPGPPLPPSAPPPPMPPPPLGSPFPVISSSMGSPGLPPPAPPGFSGPVSSPQINSTVSLPGGGSGPPEDVKPPVLGVRGLHCPPPPGGPGAGKRLCAICGDRSSGKHYGVYSCEGCKGFFKRTIRKDLTYSCRDNKDCTVDKRQRNRCQYCRYQKCLATGMKREAVQEERQRGKDKDGDGEGTGGSPEEMPVDRILEAELAVEQKSDQGVDGPGGTGGSGSSPNDPVTNICQAADKQLFTLVEWAKRIPHFSSLPLDDQVILLRAGWNELLIASFSHRSIDVRDGILLATGLHVHRNSAHSAGVGAIFDRVLTELVSKMRDMRMDKTELGCLRAIILFNPDAKGLSNPGEVEVLREKVYASLETYCKQKYPEQQGRFAKLLLRLPALRSIGLKCLEHLFFFKLIGDTPIDTFLMEMLEAPHQLA, from the exons ATGTCGtgggccgcccgcccgcccttcCTCCCGCCGCCGCACGCCGCGGGGCAGTGTGGGCCGGTGGGGGTGAGCGGAGAGATGCATTGTGGGCTCGCGGcccggtggcggcggcggcggccctgGCTCGgccctgcggcggcggcggcggcggccggagAGCATCAAACCCCGGAGCCGGAGCCGGGGGAGGCTGGACGGGACGGGATGGGCGACAGCGGGCGGG ATTCCCGAAGCCCAGACAGCTCTTCCCCAAGTTCCCTTTCCCAGGGGGtccctcctccatctcctcctggtccccctctccctccttcagcACCTCCACCCCCCATGCCACCCCCTCCATTGGGCTCTCCCTTCCCAGTCATCAGTTCTTCCATGGGGTCCCCTGGCCTGCCTCCTCCGGCTCCCCCAGGATTCTCCGGGCCTGTCAGCAGCCCCCAG ATTAACTCAACAGTGTCGCTCCCTGGAGGTGGGTCTGGTCCCCCTGAAGATGTGAAGCCACCAGTCTTAGGGGTCCGGGGCCTGCACTGTCCACCCCCTCCGGGTGGCCCTGGGGCTGGCAAACGGCTTTGTGCCATCTGCGGGGACCGAAGCTCAG gcaaacactatGGGGTGTACAGCTGTGAGGGCTGCAAGGGCTTCTTCAAGCGCACCATCAGGAAGGACCTGACCTACTCATGTCGGGACAACAAAGACTGCACAGTGGACAAGCGCCAACGGAACCGCTGTCAGTACTGTCGCTATCAGAAGTGCCTGGCCACTGGCATGAAGAGGGAGG CGGTGCAAGAAGAGCGGCAGCGGGGCAAGGACAaggatggggatggggaggggactGGGGGATCGCCCGAGGAGATGCCAGTGGACAGGATCCTGGAGGCGGAGCTTGCTGTGGAGCAGAAGAGTGACCAGGGCGTTGACGGTCCTGGGGGCACCGGGGGTAGCGGCAGCAGT CCAAATGACCCCGTGACCAATATCTGTCAGGCGGCTGACAAGCAGCTGTTTACCCTTGTTGAGTGGGCAAAGCGGATCCCACACTTCTCCTCCTTACCTCTGGATGACCAGGTCATATTGCTGCGGGCAG GCTGGAATGAGCTGCTCATTGCCTCCTTCTCCCACCGGTCCATTGATGTCCGAGACGGCATCCTCTTAGCCACAGGCCTTCATGTGCATCGAAACTCAGCCCATTCCGCAGGCGTGGGAGCCATCTTTGATCG GGTGCTGACAGAGCTAGTGTCCAAAATGCGAGACATGAGGATGGACAAGACAGAGCTTGGCTGCCTGCGGGCAATCATTCTGTTTAATccag ATGCCAAGGGCCTGTCCAATCCTGGTGAGGTGGAAGTCTTACGGGAGAAGGTGTACGCATCACTGGAGACTTACTGCAAGCAGAAGTACCCAGAGCAGCAAGGACG GTTTGCCAAGCTGCTGCTGCGGCTTCCTGCCCTCCGGTCCATCGGCCTTAAGTGTCTGGAGCACCTGTTTTTCTTCAAGCTCATTGGTGACACCCCCATCGACACCTTCCTCATGGAGATGCTTGAGGCTCCCCACCAGCTGGCCTGA
- the Ring1 gene encoding E3 ubiquitin-protein ligase RING1, producing MTTPANAQNASKTWELSLYELHRTPQEAIMDGTEIAVSPRSLHSELMCPICLDMLKNTMTTKECLHRFCSDCIVTALRSGNKECPTCRKKLVSKRSLRPDPNFDALISKIYPSREEYEAHQDRVLIRLSRLHNQQALSSSIEEGLRMQAMHRAQRVRRPMPGSDQTTTMSGGEGEPGEGEGEGEDVSSDSAPDSAPGPAPKRPRGGGAGGSSVGTGGGGAGGVGGGAGSEDSGDRGGTLGGGTLGPPSPPGAPSPPEPGGEIELVFRPHPLLVEKGEYCQTRYVKTTGNATVDHLSKYLALRIALERRQQQEAGEPGGPGGGASDPGGPDGGGGEGGGSSGGDGPEEPALPSLEGVSEKQYTIYIAPGGGAFTTLNGSLTLELVNEKFWKVSRPLELCYAPTKDPK from the exons ATGACGACGCCGGCGAACGCCCAGAATGCCAGCAAAACGTGGGAACTGAGTCTGTACGAGCTGCACCGGACCCCGCAG GAAGCCATCATGGACGGCACCGAGATCGCGGTCTCCCCTCGGTCGCTGCATTCAGAGCTCATGTGCCCCATCTGCCTGGACATGCTGAAGAACACTATGACCACCAAGGAGTGCCTCCACCGCTTCTGCTCCGACTGCATTGTCACAGCCCTGCGGAGCGG GAATAAGGAGTGTCCTACCTGCCGGAAAAAGCTGGTATCCAAACGGTCCTTACGGCCAGACCCCAACTTTGACGCCCTGATCTCTAAGATCTATCCCAGTCGGGAGGAATACGAGGCCCATCAAGACCGAGTGCTCATCCGCCTGAGCCGCCTCCACAATCAGCAGGCTCTGAGCTCCAGCATCGAGGAGGGGCTGCGCATGCAGGCCATGCACAG GGCCCAGCGTGTGAGGCGGCCGATGCCAGGGTCGGATCAGACCACGACGATGAGTGGGGGGGAAGGAGAGccgggagagggggagggggagggagaggatgtgAGCTCCGACTCGGCCCCGGACTCGGCCCCCGGTCCTGCTCCCAAACGACCCCGCGGAGGCGGCGCCGGCGGCAGTAGTGTAGGGACAGGGGGAGGAGGTGCTGGTGGCGTAGGTGGGGGTGCCGGATCTGAAGACTCTGGTGACCGGGGAGGCACCCTGGGAGGGGGCACCCTGGGCCCCCCAAGCCCTCCTGGGGCCCCTAGCCCTCCGGAGCCCGGTGGAGAGATCGAGCTGGTGTTCCGGCCCCATCCCCTGCTGGTGGAGAAGGGAGAATACTGCCAGACTAG GTACGTAAAGACGACAGGGAATGCCACAGTGGACCACCTCTCCAAGTACCTGGCCCTGCGCATCGCCCTCGAGCgaaggcagcagcaggaggcggGCGAgcccggaggccctggcgggGGTGCCTCTGACCCTGGAGGACCTGATGGGGGTGGCGGGGAGGGTGGGGGTTCCAGCGGAGGCGATGGTCCGGAGGAGCCCGCCCTGCCCAGCCTGGAGGGTGTCAGCGAAAAGCAGTACACCATCTACATCGCGCCTGGGGGTGGAGCGTTCACG ACGCTGAACGGCTCCCTGACCTTGGAGCTGGTGAATGAGAAGTTCTGGAAAGTGTCCCGGCCTCTAGAGCTCTGCTATGCCCCCACCAAGGATCCAAAGTGA
- the Rxrb gene encoding retinoic acid receptor RXR-beta isoform X1, whose amino-acid sequence MSWAARPPFLPPPHAAGQCGPVGVSGEMHCGLAARWRRRRPWLGPAAAAAAAGEHQTPEPEPGEAGRDGMGDSGRDSRSPDSSSPSSLSQGVPPPSPPGPPLPPSAPPPPMPPPPLGSPFPVISSSMGSPGLPPPAPPGFSGPVSSPQINSTVSLPGGGSGPPEDVKPPVLGVRGLHCPPPPGGPGAGKRLCAICGDRSSGKHYGVYSCEGCKGFFKRTIRKDLTYSCRDNKDCTVDKRQRNRCQYCRYQKCLATGMKREAVQEERQRGKDKDGDGEGTGGSPEEMPVDRILEAELAVEQKSDQGVDGPGGTGGSGSSPNDPVTNICQAADKQLFTLVEWAKRIPHFSSLPLDDQVILLRAGWNELLIASFSHRSIDVRDGILLATGLHVHRNSAHSAGVGAIFDRSLSRVLTELVSKMRDMRMDKTELGCLRAIILFNPDAKGLSNPGEVEVLREKVYASLETYCKQKYPEQQGRFAKLLLRLPALRSIGLKCLEHLFFFKLIGDTPIDTFLMEMLEAPHQLA is encoded by the exons ATGTCGtgggccgcccgcccgcccttcCTCCCGCCGCCGCACGCCGCGGGGCAGTGTGGGCCGGTGGGGGTGAGCGGAGAGATGCATTGTGGGCTCGCGGcccggtggcggcggcggcggccctgGCTCGgccctgcggcggcggcggcggcggccggagAGCATCAAACCCCGGAGCCGGAGCCGGGGGAGGCTGGACGGGACGGGATGGGCGACAGCGGGCGGG ATTCCCGAAGCCCAGACAGCTCTTCCCCAAGTTCCCTTTCCCAGGGGGtccctcctccatctcctcctggtccccctctccctccttcagcACCTCCACCCCCCATGCCACCCCCTCCATTGGGCTCTCCCTTCCCAGTCATCAGTTCTTCCATGGGGTCCCCTGGCCTGCCTCCTCCGGCTCCCCCAGGATTCTCCGGGCCTGTCAGCAGCCCCCAG ATTAACTCAACAGTGTCGCTCCCTGGAGGTGGGTCTGGTCCCCCTGAAGATGTGAAGCCACCAGTCTTAGGGGTCCGGGGCCTGCACTGTCCACCCCCTCCGGGTGGCCCTGGGGCTGGCAAACGGCTTTGTGCCATCTGCGGGGACCGAAGCTCAG gcaaacactatGGGGTGTACAGCTGTGAGGGCTGCAAGGGCTTCTTCAAGCGCACCATCAGGAAGGACCTGACCTACTCATGTCGGGACAACAAAGACTGCACAGTGGACAAGCGCCAACGGAACCGCTGTCAGTACTGTCGCTATCAGAAGTGCCTGGCCACTGGCATGAAGAGGGAGG CGGTGCAAGAAGAGCGGCAGCGGGGCAAGGACAaggatggggatggggaggggactGGGGGATCGCCCGAGGAGATGCCAGTGGACAGGATCCTGGAGGCGGAGCTTGCTGTGGAGCAGAAGAGTGACCAGGGCGTTGACGGTCCTGGGGGCACCGGGGGTAGCGGCAGCAGT CCAAATGACCCCGTGACCAATATCTGTCAGGCGGCTGACAAGCAGCTGTTTACCCTTGTTGAGTGGGCAAAGCGGATCCCACACTTCTCCTCCTTACCTCTGGATGACCAGGTCATATTGCTGCGGGCAG GCTGGAATGAGCTGCTCATTGCCTCCTTCTCCCACCGGTCCATTGATGTCCGAGACGGCATCCTCTTAGCCACAGGCCTTCATGTGCATCGAAACTCAGCCCATTCCGCAGGCGTGGGAGCCATCTTTGATCG GTCCCTCTCCAGGGTGCTGACAGAGCTAGTGTCCAAAATGCGAGACATGAGGATGGACAAGACAGAGCTTGGCTGCCTGCGGGCAATCATTCTGTTTAATccag ATGCCAAGGGCCTGTCCAATCCTGGTGAGGTGGAAGTCTTACGGGAGAAGGTGTACGCATCACTGGAGACTTACTGCAAGCAGAAGTACCCAGAGCAGCAAGGACG GTTTGCCAAGCTGCTGCTGCGGCTTCCTGCCCTCCGGTCCATCGGCCTTAAGTGTCTGGAGCACCTGTTTTTCTTCAAGCTCATTGGTGACACCCCCATCGACACCTTCCTCATGGAGATGCTTGAGGCTCCCCACCAGCTGGCCTGA
- the Hsd17b8 gene encoding (3R)-3-hydroxyacyl-CoA dehydrogenase, whose protein sequence is MASQLRLRSALALVTGAGSGIGRAVSARLAREGAAVAACDLDEAAARDTVRLLGGPAREEGAPGGKHAAFQADVSQAAAARRLLEQVQACFSRPPSVVVSCAGITRDEFLLQMSENDWDKVLAVNLKGIFLVTQAAAQALVSSGCHGSIINISSIVGKVGNIGQTNYAASKAGVIGLTQTAARELGRHGIRCNSVLPGFITTPMTQKMPQKVQDKVTGIIPMGHMGDPEDVADVVAFLASGDSGYITGTSVEVTGGLFM, encoded by the exons ATGGCGTCTCAGCTCCGGCTCCGCTCCGCGCTAGCCCTGGTCACAG GTGCGGGCAGTGGCATCGGCCGCGCGGTCAGCGCGCGCCTGGCCAGAGAGGGCGCCGCCGTGGCCGCCTGCGACCTGGACGAGGCGGCGGCGCGGGACACGGTGCGGCTGCTGGGCGGGCCGGCGAGGGAGGAGGGGGCGCCCGGCGGGAAGCACGCGGCCTTCCAGGCGGACGTGTCGCAGGCCGCGGCGGCCCGGCGCCTGCTGGAGCAAGTGCAG GCCTGCTTTTCTCGCCCGCCATCTGTCGTCGTGTCCTGTGCGGGCATCACGCGGGATGAGTTTCTACTTCAGATGTCTGAGAACGATTGGGACAAAGTCCTAGCTGTCAACCTCAAG GGCATCTTCCTAGTCACTCAGGCTGCAGCTCAGGCCTTGGTGTCCAGTGGCTGTCACGGCTCCATCATCAACATCAGTAGCATCGTTGGGAAG GTGGGGAACATCGGGCAGACAAACTATGCGGCATCCAAGGCGGGAGTGATAGGCCTCACCCAAACTGCAGCTCGGGAGCTTGGCAG ACATGGGATCCGCTGTAACTCTGTTCTCCCAGGGTTCATTACAACACCCATGACCCAGAAAATGCCACAGAAAGTGCAGGACAAG GTGACCGGAATTATTCCTATGGGACACATGGGGGACCCCGAGG ATGTAGCAGATGTAGTTGCATTCTTGGCATCTGGAGACAGTGGATACATTACCGGGACCTCAGTGGAAGTCACTG GAGGTCTTTTCATGTAA
- the Slc39a7 gene encoding zinc transporter SLC39A7 isoform X2, with product MVTRTRMWKRTSMATATVLISAAPFFVLFLIPVESNSPRHRSLLQILLSFASGGLLGDAFLHLIPHALEPHSHHTVEQPGHGHSHSGHGPILSVGLWVLSGIVAFLVVEKFVRHVKGGHGHSHGPGDGHAHGRQEHPSNEKHSSEEEKEAGGLRKRRGGSTGPKDGPVRPQNTEEEKTGSDLRVSGYLNLAADLAHNFTDGLAIGASFRGGRGLGILTTMTVLLHEVPHEVGDFAILVQSGCSKKQAMRLQLLTAVGALAGTACALLTEGGAMGSEVSGPGWVLPFTAGGFIYVATVSVLPELLREAAPLQSLLEVLGLLGGVFMMVLIAHLE from the exons ATGGTGACCCGCACAAGGATGTGGAAGAGGACTTCCATGGCCACAGCCACAG TGCTGATTTCTGCAGCTCCATTCTTCGTTCTCTTCCTCATCCCAGTGGAGTCAAACTCCCCTAGACATCGCTCTCTGCTCCAGATTCTGCTCAGTTTTGCTTCTGGGGGTCTCCTGGGTGATGCCTTTCTGCACCTCATCCCCCATGCTCTGG AACCTCATTCTCATCACACAGTGGAGCAACCAGGACATGGACACTCCCACAGCG GCCATGGCCCTATTCTGTCTGTGGGGCTGTGGGTTCTCAGTGGAATTGTCGCCTTCCTTGTGGTGGAGAAATTTGTGAGGCATGTGAAAGGAGGACATGGTCACAGTCACGGACCTGGAGATGGTCACGCACATGGACGACAAG AGCATCCTTCAAATGAGAAGCACAGctcagaagaagaaaaggaagcaggAGGTTTgcgaaagagaagaggagggagcaCAGGGCCCAAGGATGGGCCAGTGAGACCTCAgaacactgaagaagaaaaaacaggTTCAG ATCTGCGTGTGTCTGGGTACCTGAATCTGGCTGCTGACTTGGCACACAACTTCACAGATGGTCTAGCCATCGGTGCTTCCTTTCGAGGGGGCCGAGGGCTGGGGATCCTCACCACAATGACTGTCCTGCTGCATGAAGTGCCTCATGAGGTTGGGGACTTTGCCATCTTGGTCCAGTCTGGCTGCAGCAAAAAACAG GCAATGCGTCTACAACTACTGACAGCAGTTGGAGCACTGGCAGGCACAGCCTGTGCCCTCCTCACTGAAGGCGGGGCAATGGGCAGTGAAGTTTCAGGCCCTGGCTGGGTTCTGCCCTTCACCGCAGGTGGTTTTATCTATGTAGCAACCGTGTCTGTGTTGCCAGAGCTGCTGAGGGAGGCGGCCCCGCTGCAGTCGCTCCTGGAGGTGCTGGGGCTGCTAGGGGGTGTCTTCATGATGGTGCTGATTGCCCACCTTGAGTGA